In Bernardetia litoralis DSM 6794, the genomic window GAGGATATAAACCGACTGGTTTTGGAGCGTTATCAGTTTCGAATTTTTGATTCATAATAAAATTAGAATTTATGTATTTGTAGGTCAAAGGTTTGCCTTTTCTTAGATTAGTATTTTGATTGATTAAATTATTGTGTAAAAAGAAAAAGGCTTTCCTTTTCCTTACTTAAAATCATTTCATTTACACAAAAATCATTAATTTTGATTTATTTTTCAAGATTATGAATAATTCTTTATCCAAACCTTCGTTTAAGAAAAACAGAAAAGAGATAAGATAAACATCTTACTTTCAAAACTAAAAAAATAAAATCAATTATTAAGCGATAAATTAAAATTATGCAAAAAATAAAACTAACTGTTTTTGTCTTTTTTAATCTAATTATTTCATTCCTTTTTTCTTCTTGTTCTACCCAAAAAGAAACATTACCCGATATTTCAAACTTGAAAGTTAATGTAGAAATGGAACGAGTAGATAGAAAAATATTTGATAATCAAAGTAAGGAAGAAATTTTAACTTACCTAAAAGAAAACCCAGATTTATTATTAAAAGGATTTCGTGTAAATGACATACGAATTTTGGAAGAGTTGGTAAAACGAGCAAATGACCCTTATATCGATACTGTTCAAAACCAAGTAGATGAGCTTTATGATTTTGATGAATTAAGACAGCAACTAAATGATGTTTTTAGTTATACAAAATTTTATTATCCTGATTTTTATGTGCCTAAGGTTTATACGATTGTGGCAGGTTATGAAATGGATGTTGTGCCAAGTGATAGTATGTTTTTGGTTGGTTTAGATTATTTTTTGGGCGATCAGTCTTATTATCGTCCTCCTATCGAAACAATTCCAAATTATCTTTGGGAGCGTTATCATCCTGAGGCAATCCAAACACATATTGCTAGAGAAATTTCGGGAAGATATAATTTGAGTAATCCGTCGGATAATAGTATGATAAATGAAATGATTTGGTGGGGAAAAACCTATTATTTTATCGAAAAAGTAGTTCCAAAAGCTGCTGATTCTTTAGTAATTGGTTATTCAAATCAAGAAATACAAGATTGTGAAACCTATCAAACTGATGTTTGGGGACATTTTGTGAAGCAAGAATTATTTTATGCAACTGCTCAAGTAGAAAAACGAAAATACTTAGAAGCACGTCCTCATACTTTTGAAATTGGTCAAGAATGTCCAGGGAGAATTGCACAATGGCTCGGTTGGCAAATTGTGAGAGCTTACATGAAACAAAATCCTGATGTTACTTTGCCAGAGCTTATGAAAATGACAAATCATAAAGAGATTTTTGAGCAATCTAAATATCGACCGAAAAAACAGGAGTAATAGAATATTGTTCAAGCATCTGCTTGCAAAGTAATAAGCACAAGATAGAATCTTGCGTTAGAGTTTTATTTTACCCTGCAAGTTCCAATTGATTTTTTACTAAATTAAAATACATTCCTTTCTTTTCTACAAGTTCTTGGTGTGTGCCTTGTTCTCTTATTTTTCCTTTTTCTAGGAATATAATTTGGTCTGCATTTTTGACGGTACTAAGACGGTGAGCAATGATGATTTGAGTTTTAGATTCTCCAAATTTTTGTAAATTTTCAGAAATTACTTTTTCGTTTTTGGCATCAAGAGCAGAAGTAGCTTCATCAAAAAATAAATAATCGGGGTTTTTATAAACAGCACGAGCAATCAATAAACGTTGTTTTTGTCCTTGACTTACACCTTCTCCTGATTGTCCGATTTTGGTATAAAAACCTAATGGCAAAGTTTGAATATGCTCATAAATATTTGCTATTTGGGTAGCGTGTATAAGATTATTTTGTGTTGGACGTTCATCGCCTAACGCAATATTTTTGGCTATACTTTCAGAAAAGATAAATCCTTCTTGCATAACAGAACCAATCGTAGTACGCCAAACCGAGCTACTAAGCGCAGTCAGAGGCAACGAACCGACTGTAATTTGTCCACTTTGAGGAATGTAATATTTTAATAAAAGTTTCAGAAGTGTAGTTTTTCCGCTTCCACTTTCTCCTACAATAGCTGTTGTTTTTCCTGCTGGAATATGCAAAGTCAAATCGTCAATAGCTGGCTGACTGTGTGGCGTTCCATATCTAAAAGTTACATTTTTGAGATAAATATCTCTTGAGTTTTTGCCTTTTGGAAGTTCTTTTATTAAAAATTCTTCTGAATCCTCATCTTTTTGGTCGTGAATTTCTCCTAAGCGTTCCAAACTCAATTTTGCATCTTGTCCTTGCTGAATAAAATTAATAGACTGCATCAAAGGAACTTCCATTTGTCCCAAAACCTGTTGAACTGCCATCATCATTCCTAGTGTCATGCTCCCCTGTATGACTTCATAAGCTGCCCAAAAAGTAATAATAATATTTTTGAGTTCGTTGATAAAACCACCTCCATACTGCTGAAACTGACTAAGACGTAAACTTTGCATGGCTAGTTTTGCTCTTTTTACTTGTAAACGTTCCCATTCCCAGCGTTTTTCTTTCTCAAAATTATTAAACTTAATTTCTGCCATTCCTTGAATAAGTTCTACTTCGTTGCTTTGTGTAGAAGAAGAAAGCGCAAAACGTTTGTTATCTAATACTTTTCGCTTCTTTAAAAACAAGAGAATCCAGACAATATAAATTGTACTTCCTGCCAAAAAAAGTAAGAATATAATAGGACTATAAAAAATTACAAGAATACTAACCGAAAACAAACTAGCTAAAGAAAAGACAAAATCTAGTAAAGTTCCACTCAAAAACTGCTCAATACGTTGATTATCTTGCATTCGCTGAAGAATATCGCCTAAGTTTTTAGACTCAAAAAACGGCAAAGGCAAACGAATCATTTTAGCTAAAAAATCGGATACAATTTGAATATTCAGACGAACCGAAATTTGTAATAAAATCCAACTTCGTATAAGATTGATTAAATTTTTGGATACAAAGAACAAAAGTTGAGCTATCAAAACGACATAAACAAAAGATAGATTTTTTTGCTGAATTCCTGTATCAACGAGAGCTTGGGTAAGCAAAGGCAAGAAAAGTGAAAGCAGAGTAGCTCCCAAAAGTCCTAAAAATAATTGAAAAATAGCTCCTTTATACGGCTTCAAATAACGTAATAAATAGGAAAAAGAGGCTTTACTTTCCTCTACTTCTTCTTGACTGTCAAATTCTGGAGTTGTTTCTATTAAAAGTGCAATTCCTGTTTCTTGTGCTTGATTATTATTTTCTTTTTCCTCTGTACTGGCTTGAGTCCACGCTTTTTTAAATTCTTTATGGCTGTATTCTAAAAGCTGAGAAGCTGGGTCAGCTACAAAAACTTTTTTATTTGTGATTTTATAGACTACCACAAAATGATTTTGATTCCAATGCGCTATAAAAGGAACAGGTCTCTCTTCTATAACTGTATCAATATCTATCTGAACAGCAAGTGTGCGAAGTCCTATTTTTTCGGCTGCCGTAGCAATTCCTAATAACGAAACGCCCTGTTTTCCTATATAACAATTTTCTCTAAGAAAAGGTAAAGAAAAATTCTTTCCATAATATTTGGTAATCATTTTCAAACACGTAGGACCACAATCCATTTGGTCACGTTGCTTGATATGAGGAAATTTTGCCATTTGATTAATTCTATATAATTCAATTTTGTTTTGTCTGCAAAAGTAATATAAAAATTCTAAATACGGATAATAAGTTAATTTTTTATTTAAAATATTGAATTACTTACTTTAAAATGATTTTAATTGTATTTAATCTACTTATTTTTTAAGGTAAAAATGAAAGTTAGCTTAATCTATAAATACTTTATTACCAAATTATTACAATATAATTGATAAGTATTTTCTATTTCAATTAAGAATTACCTTCTCAATTTTACTATATTTATGACATCAAAATTACTCAGTAAGTCTTCTATAAGATAAACTAGTATTTTTGATAATCATTTTTAGTACAATATTTAAATTGTAATTTTATGAACTCGTTAAAGAAAAAATTTGGAAAATTTGCTGTTTCTACTGAGAAAATGGCTAAGGTAACTGGTGGTGGTTATCATACTGCTGATTGTAATGGAAGTTTGTATGCAGCAGCAACATATGAAGAGCTATACGAATTAGTATATGAAGATGGAGCGACAAATTGCACATTAGTAGCATAATGAAATCATAGTTATCAACTGTAAACGACTTATACATAGGTGTAGGTCGTTTTATTAAAAAACAAGAACAAAATGATAAAAACACTATTTTTATTTATACTTTTACTTTCTATTAATCCTTTATTTGGACAAAATATAGTAGAGATTCTCTCTAAAGAGAAATATGAAACAGAATTCATAGATGACAAACAAGACTCTGTTCGAAAACTTCTCATAGGAACTGAAGCAAAAGATTTTAAGTTTAAAACAATGGAAGGAGATTCAGTTCAATTAAGTAGACTTGAAGGCAAAGCCACTATAATAAATATATTTTTTTGTGCCTGTGCGCCATGTATGAAGGAAATACCCTTGATAAATAAACTTGCAAAGGAATATACAAATAAAGGAGTAAATTTTATATCAATTTCCATTACAGATAGTCCCAAGGCTATAAAGGCATTAGAACATTTTCTTAGCAACAAAAATCAAGATTCTGCATATATAGACGATATTGTAGTAGTTCCAGCCTATTATTCTGAAAATGAGGAAAATACTTTAAATGAAACTAAATCATTTTTATATGAAGAATATAAAGTATTCTCTGCACCAACTATCTTTTTTATAGACAGAGATAATATTATTCGTTATGTCTCTTATGGTTATGATGACAAATATAGCTACTACAATTTTTATTCAGATGAGATAGAAGCTTTGTTGAAAGAATGAAAGGTATAATTGTTAGTAGGTAAATTAAGTATTTCACATAAAACCTTTTTCTCTAAAAGTTTATATAAAGAAATATTTTTTGGTAGAAAAATAGATAATTAAAGAAATAAAACAAAACTTTGTTTTACTCTAACTAAAGACTGCGCTTTTAAATTCAAATTTTATGAACTCATTCAAAAAAACAGACTTAAAGTCTAAATTTGGAAAATTTGCTGTTTCTACTGAGAAAATGGCTAAGGTAAATGGTGCTGATTGGCTGATTGCTGCCGAAAACATGGATGATTTACAAGCTTTAGTAGATAGAGATGGTGGACATTGTACTGCCGTTTAATTTTGAGTACTATTGACTAGGTTATTTCATAAATAATCTAGTCATTTTAATAAATTTTATTATGAAAAAATATATTTTTGCTATTTTACTGCTTTCTAACTGTTTAGTTATCTTTGCTCAAGATTCTGTTGAATTAGAAGTTTTGACAAAGGAGAGTTATTATGAAACTTCTTTAGGCAGACAATGCCAAGAAAAGATGGATACTTTATTAAACACCCAAGCTACTGACTTCAAATTCAGAACTCTCAAGGGAGATTCTGTCAAATTATCTGATTTAAAGGGTAAAGTTGTTTTGTTTACTACTATGTTTCGTATTTGTGGTCCTTGTATGCGTGAAATTTCATTTATTAATAAATTGAATGAACACTATCAAAATAAAGATGTAGTCTTTATAGTTATTTCTCATCACGATACCCCAGAAGATTTTTTGGCTCTACAAAAATACTTGGAAAATCCCAAAGAAGGCAAAGAATTTAGAGAAGGTAAATATAATGATAAGGTAAAAGTTATTCCTGCTTCTTATCTTGGAAAAAGTGGAGATGGCTATTATAAAGATGATAGAGTAAGTAAAGAATATAAAAACGTTACTAAAGATTTTTTAAAGGAATATTATCTTACTGAAGCAGCTCCAAAAAGTTATTTTATTGATAAAAAAGGTGTCATACGCTTTATTACTTCTGGGTATTCGCAACATATTTATGATTATTTTCCTTTATATACAGGAGAAATTGACGCTCTTTTGGAAGAGTAGTTTTTATTAAAATCAAAAATACAATTACAATTTTACTAAATAAACTAGACATTTCATACACGCCTTTTTATTTGTCAAAAAAGTAGCATAAAAAAATGAAATAGATAGCAGGGCTTTATTTTTTATTAAAAAAATTCTCACTCCATTGACAAAACTTTAATCTTCTGATTATATTTAGCTTCTTTCGCCATTGGATTATTGAGTAATTTTCTGATTTCTAATAATCCATATCTAAAAAAGAGTATTCATTATGTCCATTTGAACAGACCCTTATTTTTATTTTTTGATGTTTGCATTACCCTACTTTGTAACACCAAACAAATGCAATGGCACAGAGAGCAAAATTTAGCCATTTTATCTGGGGTTCTGTTAGTTTTGTGTTTTCTAAGTTAAAACCTTGCGTTTTTAGTGCTTTAAACAATGTTTCGATTTCTCAACGTTGTTTATATATTTGAAATACATTCTCTAAAAGCACAGGTGAAGCAAGATAAATATACCTCTGCTTCATTGACAATAAAAGTTCCATCTAGTTGATATGTTTCTGAAATTGCAAGTCCTCGACACCATTCTTTAATATATTTTGTTTTGCCTTTTCTAGTCACTTTAAAGTTAGACTTAGGCTGTTCAAAATAATAAAAAAAAATTCTCGTATTTTTGGGTTACTAAACCCCCAAAAACAACGAGGAATATGTCTAAAAAACTGTATGAAGATAGTATAAAAAAATGGAAGTTCAAAGCCATTTCACGCAGAAAAGAAAATGACTATTTAAAAAGTCGTAATAAAGAATTAGCAGAGAGCCGAGATAACTGGAAACAGAAGTACCAGAGTGAAAAGCTATCCCACAAGATAAGTTTTTCTCAGGGTAAAAAAGCCAAGCGACACCAGTATAATTTAGATGTCGTCGCCTTTGTAATAGAATTATATAAATATGGTGGTATGAGTTTACGCAGTTGTCGTCATACATTAATTTGTCTTCATCTTTTTTTGGATTTAAATGACAAAATACCAAGTCATACTAGTATTCGTAATTGGTTATGTAAATATGGTGCTTATCGTCTTGAAAGCACAAAAAACAAAAGTGATGAGTATGTCGTCTATGTAGATGAAAGTATAAGCTTTGGTAGTGAAAAAATACTGTTGTTCTTAGGTGTTCCTGTTGATAGCATTCCTAAAGACCGAAGTTTGTCTCATAGTGATGTGGAAGTTTTAGGAGTAGAAATTGGTCAAGAATGGACAGGGGAACAAGTAGCTAAAGAATTGAGTAAAATAGCATCAACAAAGACCATAAAATATGTTGTTAGCGATGAAGGAACTAATTTAAAAAGTACTTATAAATTATTGGATTACAGTCACATAGAGGATTGTACACATATTTTAGCAAATCATTTAAAACGACTTTACAATGAAGATGCTGATTTTAAATTATTTAGTAAACTTATTGGTAATTTACGTCAAAAATGGTATTTAAGTAAAAATAATAGTTCGTATATGCCTCCTTCCATGCGAGGAAAAATGCGTTTTGCAAATATATTTCCTTGTGTTAATTGGGCAAAAAAGATACTACAAACTTGGGATGATTTACCCTCAAGTGTTCAAGAACAAGTCCTTTTTTTGAAAGAAAAAGAGGAATTTATCCTTTGTAGTTCAGATATTATTGAGAGTTATTTTGGGAAAATTAAAACTAAAATAAATCAGAATAGCAGAAGTGGTTTGACTGAATTTATTTTTACGATAGCTACTTTTGGAAAAACTTTTTCAGCAGAAGAAGCTAAAAATGCGTTAGAAAACATAAAATGCAAAGAATTAAAATTGAAGAAGATAACAAAACAAGCTGCCTAAATCAAGGTCAAAAAGTTAGGGAACTTTTTGACCTTGATTGAACAGCCTAAGCTTAAGATATGTAAATCACTCATTTGGCGCAAAGTTCTCCTTGTGTCTATTGTTTTGTCAGCATATGCTGACGAAAAAGCAAGTACAAGATAGAATCTTGTACTAGAATCTTACTTCTATTTATTGCAGAAAAATAATTCTAGCCGTTGTTGGTGTCCTCACCAACAACAAATCCCCCCATTCTGGCGCAAGGTTTTCCTTGTACTAGAAATTTACTATTAACTAAAAAATCCTAAGCAGAATATTCTACTTAGGATTTTTTGATTAAAGAAAGCTAAAAAATTATTTATCTCCTCTTTTACCTTTTACAGCTTTAGTAGCTGCTTTTGAAGTTGGTTTTTGTGTTTTTGCTGAAGGTTTATCTGTTTTTTTAGCAGCCTTTTTCTTAAGTTTTGCTTCTTTTTCTTCTGCTGTTTTTTTAGAAGATTTTTTCTTAGATTTTTCTTCTTTTGTCGGAGTTTCTTCTTCTACTAAAGTTTCTTCAGCTTCCTTTTCTTCTTGAGTAGCTACTAAAGTTTGTTCTTCTTCTTCCTCTTCTTTTTGAGTTGGGTCAATTAGTTCAGGCGCATGTTGTGTCAAAATATCATA contains:
- a CDS encoding peptidase domain-containing ABC transporter yields the protein MAKFPHIKQRDQMDCGPTCLKMITKYYGKNFSLPFLRENCYIGKQGVSLLGIATAAEKIGLRTLAVQIDIDTVIEERPVPFIAHWNQNHFVVVYKITNKKVFVADPASQLLEYSHKEFKKAWTQASTEEKENNNQAQETGIALLIETTPEFDSQEEVEESKASFSYLLRYLKPYKGAIFQLFLGLLGATLLSLFLPLLTQALVDTGIQQKNLSFVYVVLIAQLLFFVSKNLINLIRSWILLQISVRLNIQIVSDFLAKMIRLPLPFFESKNLGDILQRMQDNQRIEQFLSGTLLDFVFSLASLFSVSILVIFYSPIIFLLFLAGSTIYIVWILLFLKKRKVLDNKRFALSSSTQSNEVELIQGMAEIKFNNFEKEKRWEWERLQVKRAKLAMQSLRLSQFQQYGGGFINELKNIIITFWAAYEVIQGSMTLGMMMAVQQVLGQMEVPLMQSINFIQQGQDAKLSLERLGEIHDQKDEDSEEFLIKELPKGKNSRDIYLKNVTFRYGTPHSQPAIDDLTLHIPAGKTTAIVGESGSGKTTLLKLLLKYYIPQSGQITVGSLPLTALSSSVWRTTIGSVMQEGFIFSESIAKNIALGDERPTQNNLIHATQIANIYEHIQTLPLGFYTKIGQSGEGVSQGQKQRLLIARAVYKNPDYLFFDEATSALDAKNEKVISENLQKFGESKTQIIIAHRLSTVKNADQIIFLEKGKIREQGTHQELVEKKGMYFNLVKNQLELAG
- a CDS encoding TlpA family protein disulfide reductase, encoding MIKTLFLFILLLSINPLFGQNIVEILSKEKYETEFIDDKQDSVRKLLIGTEAKDFKFKTMEGDSVQLSRLEGKATIINIFFCACAPCMKEIPLINKLAKEYTNKGVNFISISITDSPKAIKALEHFLSNKNQDSAYIDDIVVVPAYYSENEENTLNETKSFLYEEYKVFSAPTIFFIDRDNIIRYVSYGYDDKYSYYNFYSDEIEALLKE
- a CDS encoding TlpA disulfide reductase family protein, with translation MKKYIFAILLLSNCLVIFAQDSVELEVLTKESYYETSLGRQCQEKMDTLLNTQATDFKFRTLKGDSVKLSDLKGKVVLFTTMFRICGPCMREISFINKLNEHYQNKDVVFIVISHHDTPEDFLALQKYLENPKEGKEFREGKYNDKVKVIPASYLGKSGDGYYKDDRVSKEYKNVTKDFLKEYYLTEAAPKSYFIDKKGVIRFITSGYSQHIYDYFPLYTGEIDALLEE